The Setaria italica strain Yugu1 chromosome IX, Setaria_italica_v2.0, whole genome shotgun sequence genome has a window encoding:
- the LOC101774595 gene encoding probable WRKY transcription factor 4 isoform X2 has protein sequence MTSHSGALWETGLHTFSSLVCSDEARMGSFEMSHQQALAQVTAQAVHSQYNMINNSDYSIPFSSTTKPAANVKLQHVNPANVTSTQEISTLPSHTGNNNIEPNEVSQGLQNSAPTFDKPADDGYNWRKYGQKAVKGGEYPRSYYKCTHASCPVKKKVERSGEGHITQIIYRGQHNHQRPPKRRSKDGGGLLNEADDFHENEDASTRSEPGSQDHSGKHGGSNDGLAGPSVSRRREGDEQLSGSSDSEEEADDEQRVGNGDAGRANANRRHVPTPARRIIVQTTSEVDLLDDGYRWRKYGQKVVKGNPHPRSYYKCTYQGCDVKKHIERSSQDPKAVITTYEGKHSHDVPAARNSSHAAAAAANANASSSSSLPHKGQNSASSSRKRADMSSASSMLLKEENEIT, from the exons ATGACGTCTCATTCAGGTGCACTTTGGGAAACAGGACTCCATACTTTTTCTTCATTAGTTTGCAGTGATGAGGCTAGAATG GGGAGTTTTGAGATGTCCCATCAGCAAGCCTTGGCACAAGTAACAGCACAAGCAGTCCACTCTCAGTACAATATGATCAATAACTCAGATTACTCGATCCCTTTTTCATCGACAACAAAACCAGCTGCCAATGTGAAATTACAGCATGTCAACCCTGCCAATGTGACATCAACGCAGGAGATATCAACTCTGCCGTCACATACTGGTAACAACAACATTGAACCTAATGAGGTTTCACAAGGACTCCAGAATTCTGCACCCACTTTTGATAAACCTGCTGACGATGGATACAACTGGCGGAAGTATGGCCAGAAGGCGGTTAAGGGTGGGGAGTATCCAAGGAGTTACTACAAATGTACCCATGCGAGTTGTCCAGTTAAGAAAAAAGTGGAGCGCTCAGGAGAAGGACACATCACTCAAATAATTTATAGAGGTCAGCACAACCACCAGCGTCCACCGAAAAGGAGGTCCAAAGATGGTGGTGGTCTACTAAATGAAGCAGATGATTTCCATGAGAATGAAGATGCTTCAACTAGATCAGAACCAGGCTCTCAAGATCACTCTGGAAAACATGGGGGGTCAAATGATGGCTTAGCAGGGCCTTCAGTGTCAAGGAGGAGAGAAGGAGATGAACAATTGTCGGGCTCAAGTGATAGTGAGGAAGAGGCAGATGATGAACAGAGGGTAGGTAATGGAGATGCTGGTCGTGCAAATGCAAACAGAAG ACATGTGCCGACTCCAGCTCGAAGGATAATTGTGCAAACAACTAGTGAGGTTGATCTTTTAGATGATGGTTACCGATGGCGCAAGTATGGACAGAAAGTAGTAAAAGGGAATCCACACCCGAG GAGTTACTACAAATGCACGTACCAAGGGTGTGACGTGAAGAAGCATATCGAAAGGTCATCACAAGACCCAAAGGCTGTTATAACGACATACGAAGGGAAGCACAGCCATGATGTGCCAGCAGCCAGGAACAGCagccatgctgctgctgctgctgctaacgCTAACGCGTCATCCTCCAGCAGCTTACCACACAAGGGCCAGAATTCAGCATCCAGTAGTCGCAAAAGAGCAGACATGTCATCGGCTTCTTCTATGCTACTAAAAGAGGAAAATGAAATAACATAG
- the LOC101774595 gene encoding probable WRKY transcription factor 4 isoform X1 has product MAAHEASASAPAAGDGAARRPPRPTLALPPRSAVESLFAGAGGSSSSAGAAETSPGPLTLAAALFPDAPSPAFHGSFTQLLVGAIGSPAAAAAAAVPTPPSPFSVPPGLSPTALLGSPGLFSPTGSFEMSHQQALAQVTAQAVHSQYNMINNSDYSIPFSSTTKPAANVKLQHVNPANVTSTQEISTLPSHTGNNNIEPNEVSQGLQNSAPTFDKPADDGYNWRKYGQKAVKGGEYPRSYYKCTHASCPVKKKVERSGEGHITQIIYRGQHNHQRPPKRRSKDGGGLLNEADDFHENEDASTRSEPGSQDHSGKHGGSNDGLAGPSVSRRREGDEQLSGSSDSEEEADDEQRVGNGDAGRANANRRHVPTPARRIIVQTTSEVDLLDDGYRWRKYGQKVVKGNPHPRSYYKCTYQGCDVKKHIERSSQDPKAVITTYEGKHSHDVPAARNSSHAAAAAANANASSSSSLPHKGQNSASSSRKRADMSSASSMLLKEENEIT; this is encoded by the exons ATGGCGGCCCACgaggcctccgcctccgcccccgccgcgggcgaCGGGgctgcgcgccgcccgccgcggcccaCGCTCGCGCTGCCCCCGCGCTCCGCCGTCGAGTCCctcttcgccggcgccggcggctcctcctcctcggccggcgccgccgagacAAGCCCCGGCCCGctcaccctcgccgccgcgctcttcCCGGACGCGCCCTCCCCGGCCTTCCACGGCTCCTTCACCCAGCTCCTCGTCGGCGCCATaggctcgccggccgccgccgccgccgcggccgtccccacgccgccgtccccgtTCTCCGTGCCGCCGGGGCTCAGCCCCACCGCGCTCCTCGGCTCGCCGGGCCTCTTCTCCCCGACG GGGAGTTTTGAGATGTCCCATCAGCAAGCCTTGGCACAAGTAACAGCACAAGCAGTCCACTCTCAGTACAATATGATCAATAACTCAGATTACTCGATCCCTTTTTCATCGACAACAAAACCAGCTGCCAATGTGAAATTACAGCATGTCAACCCTGCCAATGTGACATCAACGCAGGAGATATCAACTCTGCCGTCACATACTGGTAACAACAACATTGAACCTAATGAGGTTTCACAAGGACTCCAGAATTCTGCACCCACTTTTGATAAACCTGCTGACGATGGATACAACTGGCGGAAGTATGGCCAGAAGGCGGTTAAGGGTGGGGAGTATCCAAGGAGTTACTACAAATGTACCCATGCGAGTTGTCCAGTTAAGAAAAAAGTGGAGCGCTCAGGAGAAGGACACATCACTCAAATAATTTATAGAGGTCAGCACAACCACCAGCGTCCACCGAAAAGGAGGTCCAAAGATGGTGGTGGTCTACTAAATGAAGCAGATGATTTCCATGAGAATGAAGATGCTTCAACTAGATCAGAACCAGGCTCTCAAGATCACTCTGGAAAACATGGGGGGTCAAATGATGGCTTAGCAGGGCCTTCAGTGTCAAGGAGGAGAGAAGGAGATGAACAATTGTCGGGCTCAAGTGATAGTGAGGAAGAGGCAGATGATGAACAGAGGGTAGGTAATGGAGATGCTGGTCGTGCAAATGCAAACAGAAG ACATGTGCCGACTCCAGCTCGAAGGATAATTGTGCAAACAACTAGTGAGGTTGATCTTTTAGATGATGGTTACCGATGGCGCAAGTATGGACAGAAAGTAGTAAAAGGGAATCCACACCCGAG GAGTTACTACAAATGCACGTACCAAGGGTGTGACGTGAAGAAGCATATCGAAAGGTCATCACAAGACCCAAAGGCTGTTATAACGACATACGAAGGGAAGCACAGCCATGATGTGCCAGCAGCCAGGAACAGCagccatgctgctgctgctgctgctaacgCTAACGCGTCATCCTCCAGCAGCTTACCACACAAGGGCCAGAATTCAGCATCCAGTAGTCGCAAAAGAGCAGACATGTCATCGGCTTCTTCTATGCTACTAAAAGAGGAAAATGAAATAACATAG
- the LOC101772948 gene encoding uncharacterized protein LOC101772948, translated as MGSCTSKAALEHRRPARYYTRGRRVRSRSRSIMPEAPQSQQLSDSRGRMTGFSVSEIVHVETANRGKSEHSKTFHLTQMQWHHSQRDCKGCSNEDAWFDSVSILEDDSDDEFKSVNGDSSDEDEDQMKQYESASRFADALSRIGEICRGVPMTLSVEQYLKRDNVKSDDHGCRSQSMSVCATKCLPTSFSFQGLKDKNDTDDDNKESPTPSRLQKLLHSISFNDRMQQLTGGSPAKKKSTVIRLSYKTTACDGCEDSSELGKSKKYVVRPKVGQTIPCGGEKPTTGCWSRIDPSLFKLRSETFLKDKKKCAAPNYAAYYPIGVDLFACPKKVHHIAQHIELPQIRTHPKLPSLLIVNIQMPTYPASMFLGDSDGEGFSLVLYFRISEYYDKEVSEHFKDSIMRFFENESEKVKGFTSESTIMYRDRLKIMAGLVNPDDLQLGSTERKLVQAYNEKPVLSRPQHNFYEGENYFEVDLDIHRFSYIARKGLDSFRERLKNGILDLGLTIQAQKQEELPEQVLCCVRLNKIEFVNHGQVPTIVTVDEK; from the exons ATGGGTTCCTGTACTTCCAAGGCTGCCCTAGAGCATAGGAGGCCAGCGAGGTATTACACCAGAGGACGAAGAGTCCGCAGCCGATCCCGATCCATCATGCCAGAGGCACCCCAGTCACAACAGTTGAGCGATTCCAGAGGACGCATGACCGGCTTCTCGGTGAGTGAGATTGTCCATGTCGAGACGGCGAACCGTGGCAAGTCAGAGCATTCCAAGACATTCCACCTCACGCAGATGCAGTGGCACCACAGCCAGAGGGACTGTAAAG GTTGCAGCAACGAAGATGCCTGGTTTGACTCTGTCAGCATTCTtgaagatgattctgatgacgAATTCAAGAGTGTGAATGGAG ATAGTTCAGACGAAGATGAGGACCAGATGAAGCAATATGAGAGTGCTTCCCGTTTTGCTGACGCACTCTCTCGTATTGGAGAGATATGCCGTGGTGTGCCCATGACATTATCTGTTGAACAGTACCTGAAAAGAGATAACG TGAAAAGTGATGATCATGGATGTAGGAGCCAAAGCATGTCCGTGTGTGCCACAAAGTGCTTACCAACCTCCTTCAGCTTCCAGGGCTTGAAGGATAAAAATGATACAGATGATGATAACAAGGAGAGCCCCACCCCATCCCGCTTACAGAAGCTGCTGCACTCTATCAGCTTCAATGACAGGATGCAGCAGTTGACTGGTGGAAGCCCAGCAAAAAAAAAGTCAACAGTCATCCGGCTCTCATACAAGACAACAGCATGCGATGGCTGTGAAGACAGCAGCGAATTGG GTAAATCTAAGAAATATGTTGTCCGTCCAAAGGTAGGGCAAACAATCCCATGTGGAGGAGAGAAACCGACAACAGGATGTTGGTCACGGATTGATCCATCCCTCTTCAAGTTGAGGAGCGAGACCTTCCTAAA AGATAAGAAGAAATGTGCAGCTCCAAATTATGCTGCTTATTATCCAATAGGAGTGGACTTGTTTGCCTGCCCCAAGAAGGTTCATCACATTGCTCAGCACATTGAACTTCCACAGATCAGAACACACCCCAAGCTCCCGTCACTCTTGATTGTGAACATCCAG ATGCCTACTTATCCTGCTTCTATGTTCCTCGGTGACAGCGACGGAGAAGGCTTTAGCCTGGTCTTGTACTTCAGGATATCCGAATACTATGACAAAGAGGTTTCGGAACATTTCAAGGATTCTATCATG AGATTTTTTGAGAATGAATCTGAGAAGGTAAAAGGGTTCACATCAGAATCTACCATCATGTACAGAGATCGATTGAAAATCATGGCTGGATTGGTTAACCCAGATGACCTCCAGTTGGGTTCCACGGAgaggaagctggtccaagcataCAATGAGAAGCCAGTCCTTTCACGGCCCCAACATAATTTCTACGAG GGAGAGAATTACTTTGAGGTAGACCTTGATATACACCGGTTCAGCTACATCGCTAGGAAGGGACTGGACTCATTTAGGGAACGCCTAAAGAATGGCATCCTCGATTTGGGTTTGACAATTCAG GCCCAGAAGCAAGAGGAGCTCCCTGAGCAGGTCCTCTGCTGCGTTAGGCTGAACAAGATTGAATTTGTTAACCATGGGCAAGTTCCAACAATAGTCACAGTTGATGAAAAGTGA